In one window of Astyanax mexicanus isolate ESR-SI-001 chromosome 18, AstMex3_surface, whole genome shotgun sequence DNA:
- the ly6d gene encoding lymphocyte antigen 6D isoform X2: MKLLVCALVLVLVCSETVHSLKCFTCVNGNCKTATECPESSNFCKTVVGYDSLSRTCEEFCVPGVNIYCCQEDLCG, translated from the exons ATGAAGCTTCTGGTGTGTGCCCTCGTACTGGTGCTGGTGTGCAGTGAGACTg TGCATTCCCTCAAGTGTTTCACTTGTGTGAACGGGAACTGTAAGACTGCTACAGAATGCCCAGAATCAAGCAACTTCTGCAAAACCGTGGTGGGAT acGACTCCCTCAGTCGGACCTGTGAGGAGTTTTGTGTGCCTGGAGTTAATATCTACTGCTGCCAGGAGGATCTGTGTGGCTGA